ttaaatatataagtattaATAAACACACaactcattaaaaaaaatggtcgCAGGGTCAGCTCGAATTATATGAAACACAGTAAAAAACGAATTatgctaattttaaaaatttctataattgtaaaattattgtacaaatttaaagctGTTAAACACCAGGTAAGTTTCccaaaccatttttaaagtaaatttagaAGTCACTTCAAACTGATTTATGTGACACCGTGTATTCATTGCAGAGAAAATGAACCAGAAcctaattgatttttattttaaaagttatatcaTTCCATTCTCCATGTAAGATCAGTTAaagcataaataaatgaaattccATGTCTTGTTTTACTATATTAtcgtttaatttattattttgaatcaTTTAGAATGATTTATTGGCTTCCTAACTAAAAAGTCAACGAACTAGGTACTAAAGTTTAATAGTTTAAGATCCTTGGGATTAGGCAGCCGCTGGGGGCTCATTTATGATGCCATAAAATAGCACCAGTTTGGTGGGATCGTGTCGCAGTAGCACCAGGAATGGAGTGTCTCCTCGGAAGACGACATCTGGGCCAGATTTCTTTAGGTACATCACCGTCGACGCCGCCGCCTCCGTTCCCTGCTCATTCACAGTGAAGTCCACCTTGTGGGCGATCTCGTCCACCTCCAAGTCGGATCGAGCTCCTCCCAATCCGGCTCTACGCTGCGCCTCCAGATTCTGCAGGCTGTTGCCGCCCAGCGAACTCGTCCTGACCACCTCGTTTGTGCCGATCAGCGATAGATCGTTCTGCACGCTGCTGAAGACACCACCCAGTCCCATATTCTGCATGATTGCCTTCAGATTAAACGTCTCGGTGAGGTGCATCTTTGGGAATGCCACCAGGGCGGATCGCCTGTACATCTGACTTATCATGTATTCGATCCTATCGCCTGACAATCGTTTCTGGAGCGCCATCAGTTCCCGCGCCGACGACTTTAGAGGCTGGATGACATACATGGTGCTCAGGTTGCCCCTGTAGGGCAATCCAATGATCTTGCAGCCCATCTCGTGGTCCTCGTGGTAGGGAAATGTGCCGCCAGTGGCCATCATCTGCACCCTCACCACCGGCTCAGATCCCTCTCCGTTCGGATAGAAGTTGTCGGGCCTGGTGGCCGACTCTATAAAGTCCGTCTCCCAGAATCCCTTGAAGTACAGGGCGTTGGCCAGAATCATCCTAGTGTTTGGCGGAATATCCCTGGTGATGATACCCTCAATTAGGTTATTCGTGTGCTGAGCCACCCAATGGTTGATGTTGTAACGCGCCGTCGCTGGACTGCCCATGAAGTCCTGAACCTGCAGATCCGAGCCGTAGACCTCTGCGATCACTCGTCTGCAAGTGCACAAGAAAAATAGAGCAAATGAGTAATCGATCAACAAAGGCGTTACCTATTAGGCATGCAAACATTGTTGCTTAAAGTGGAGCAAAATTATTATAGTTGATAACAGAGCTctgtgatttaaaaatttcaatgtCATTTGTGGCATTATTTAGTGGATGTTTTGTATGATGGGCGGACTATCTTGGTTACAAATCTGTCATTCCATTTCAGTTCCGGTTAATTAGCCTTATACTGATCTTTTTAACCTTTTCTCTCTTTATTTTCTCAATCTTTCCGCACCTTCAATGCCACTGGGGAATTCTGTTAAAGCAGTATATATTTCTCAATGAAAGCTTGGGTTTTAGAAGGCTCATCAAAAAGTgtgaaatttcattttttcattaCAATGAACTGTTTCACCCCTACACTGAAAATGAATACGTTTCTTAACTCATAATTCTGTTCTGCTAAGTCACCAATTTAATGAGAAACTCTttaattaagtatttaaatggATGAGCTCATCTTATGAAACACCTATTAGCCTGAATATCAAAATGAGGTTTAAACGAAAGGATATTATATCATAACAGAAAGCTTTGTCTTTTTTCTCCGTGTAACACCTCAAGGCGTTCGTTAATCGTCTGGCATTTCCCAGCGCCCATCCCCAACCTGATCTCGCTTTAGATCCAGTTTGCAGTCAATTATCCGCAGCGAGACTCACCTGTAGTCGGGGTTGAGTGAGTAGCCGGTCTGTGTGAATATACCGTTGGCCAGGTGCACCTCATGGGCTCCCGGTCGCTGGGCCCGTCGGTTCGTCCTCATCGGGCTGTTGACTCGCCAATTAGTGACTTGTCGTCCTGGTGAAATGGTCTCCAAGGTGGGCTGTTGCAAATCCCTTAGCATCAAACCGAATTGTTCGTGCAGCTTCGCTGTGTCGGAGATGCCAAAGACACTGGACAGCTCCTCGTAGCTGCGACCCTTGGCACCCAGCAATAGTAAGGCCAGCGAGTGAACAATACTCAAGGGGGAGAAGATCTCCGTCTTACTGTAGCCCAAGTGCTGAACCAAAGTATTTGCAAAACGTAGCACACTTAGCGCGATCTGATCAGAAGTGGCCTGGTCCACGTGGTTGGAATAGACAGCCGGAAGCGACGGCTTGATGAGACTTCCTGGTTTTTGGGTGGCAAGGCCATTCACAAGGCCGGGCGATTGCAGGGGCGGCAAAGGTTGCAATGGTCGCACTGGTGACAGAGTCGGCAATGGAACCGGCAATATATATTGCGgtgactgtgactgtgactgtgactctgcctgtgactgtgactgtgCCTGTGACTGTGCCTGTTGCTGCCTAAATTGTTCTATATAGGCCATCGCTTGGGCAGTCCTGATGTCATCCCGAAAAAGATCCGACTCACAGCACACCGCACTTATCATCCCAAGAGCTAATAGCAAGCGCCACATTTTGTTACAATCGAATTTTAATCTTGAACACACACAGAACCAACTATATatggattttaaaatatgtatgtatatattgtttttagcTTTGGCTTAAACGCGATGTGGATGTGGCCGTTTGAGTTGTTAGAGCCGTACTGACGTTCTGTCGCTCAGCGCGcatctttataaaaaaaactggaatCGCAAACTCGTTATCAAGCCAAGCACACACTCCTTCAAGCGCTCTTCATACCCAGCTGATCTTGGAGAGCTTTTTCGCTGACGAATCACTGGTTATACCCCAAGTTTGTTTACATGGACGTCCGTATCTCTGCACTTGTTATTGATTTTCAATGATCGGTACTTTCTGCATTCATGTACTGCCCCCCATTCAATATTCTATGAAATGTGTGGCGGAAATCCATTCgatctcgctctctctctctctctttccctGTCTGTTTGTTTAAAACGTTAGAACCGTGAcgaacataataaaatttacccGGCTCTGCTCTCTCGCAGTGGGtgagtaaatattttaaatatttactacaCTCGTAAAAAAGAAACGTAGTAAATCCTAATATtttgtactcaatttaaatactttccCTTTGACTTTCATCCTTTGCGGTTTTTAGTTATTGACTATTTTTGGAACTGATTgtaaaatctgaaaattttatttaaatatcaaccatatttagattaaacaaaatatttttaaatcaaatagaaactattttaaaccaaatattttccacattaattatagtatttaatattaagtcatacaatttaattcgcatttatttaaaata
This genomic stretch from Drosophila gunungcola strain Sukarami unplaced genomic scaffold, Dgunungcola_SK_2 000001F, whole genome shotgun sequence harbors:
- the LOC128262000 gene encoding serine protease inhibitor 28Dc, translated to MWRLLLALGMISAVCCESDLFRDDIRTAQAMAYIEQFRQQQAQSQAQSQSQAESQSQSQSPQYILPVPLPTLSPVRPLQPLPPLQSPGLVNGLATQKPGSLIKPSLPAVYSNHVDQATSDQIALSVLRFANTLVQHLGYSKTEIFSPLSIVHSLALLLLGAKGRSYEELSSVFGISDTAKLHEQFGLMLRDLQQPTLETISPGRQVTNWRVNSPMRTNRRAQRPGAHEVHLANGIFTQTGYSLNPDYRRVIAEVYGSDLQVQDFMGSPATARYNINHWVAQHTNNLIEGIITRDIPPNTRMILANALYFKGFWETDFIESATRPDNFYPNGEGSEPVVRVQMMATGGTFPYHEDHEMGCKIIGLPYRGNLSTMYVIQPLKSSARELMALQKRLSGDRIEYMISQMYRRSALVAFPKMHLTETFNLKAIMQNMGLGGVFSSVQNDLSLIGTNEVVRTSSLGGNSLQNLEAQRRAGLGGARSDLEVDEIAHKVDFTVNEQGTEAAASTVMYLKKSGPDVVFRGDTPFLVLLRHDPTKLVLFYGIINEPPAAA